The Euphorbia lathyris chromosome 2, ddEupLath1.1, whole genome shotgun sequence genome includes a window with the following:
- the LOC136216964 gene encoding U-box domain-containing protein 33-like — protein sequence MAVASPVPVITPPASPISFPDYRFVGNMAVIRGNVERPVAQVIEEKIHVAVGKNFKEYKSLLMWAIQNSGGKRICIIHVHQPAQMIPLLGTKFPASSLKEQEVRAYREMERHEMHKMLDEYVLFCRRFGIGPERQHIERESIEEGILELISQHGIRKLVMGAAADKRYSRSMMDIKSKKSICIRLQAPAACHIWFICKQHLIYTKEGISDANRELRSSSVQANPKSETGQSNNLRSLSVNLGQSNPEGYEPALNLFRRVLSVSFGPEGANASSTTPDINRVPSAAQSNSDAEGASSVSSDEGDSLSRSTSQGSVLSTCSSSGMANSGCLPLVRTEGGEIVPEISILPEPKELSHSSPPSVLDGRIEDPLYDQLEQVMAEAANSRREAYKETGRRAKAERDAIEAIRRVKASEALYAEESRQRKEMEKALAKEIDELQKMKNEIDEVMEELGNAMNLKTELESKISDSDLMVKELEQKIISAVDLLQNYKKEKDELQMGRDNALKEAEELRKSQAESSSSHTPQFYSEFCFSEIEEATHNFDPSCKIGEGGYGSIYKGVLHHTQVAIKVLHSHSLQGPSEFQQEVDVLSKMRHPNLVTLIGACPDAWTLIYEYLPNGSLEDRLSCQDNSPPLSWQTRIRIATELCSVLIFLHFSKPNSIVHGDLKPANVLLDANFVSKLSDFGICRLLSQNEGSSNNTTICCRTNPKGTFVYMDPEFLASGELTPKSDVYSFGIILLRLLTGRTALGITKEVQYALDKGNLKNLLDPLAGDWPFLKAEQLAHLALRCCEMNRKNRPDLESEVWRLLEPMKASCGGSLSCFQLGSEDHCEPPPYFICPIFQEVMRDPQVAADGYTYEAEAFIGWLDSGHETSPMTDSKLAHTNLVPNRALRSAIQEWLQDQ from the exons GTGGAACGCCCAGTGGCGCAAGTTATTGAGGAGAAAATACATGTAGCGGTGGGGAAGAATTTCAAAGAGTATAAGTCACTTCTAATGTGGGCAATACAGAACTCAGGTGGGAAGAGGATTTGCATCATTCATGTTCATCAACCAGCGCAGATGATTCCATTGC TGGGTACGAAATTCCCTGCAAGCTCACTCAAAGAACAGGAAGTCAGGGCTTACAGGGAAATGGAAAGACACGAAATGCATAAGATGCTTGATGAATATGTACTTTTTTGCCGGCGATTTGGG ATCGGGCCTGAGAGACAGCATATTGAAAGGGAGAGTATCGAGGAGGGGATTTTGGAACTCATTTCCCAGCATGGAATAAGAAAACTTGTCATGGGAGCAGCAGCAGACAAGCGCTATTCAAG GAGTATGATGGACATCAAGTCCAAGAAGTCCATTTGCATTCGCCTACAAGCACCCGCTGCTTGTCATATATGGTTTATATGCAAGCAACACCTTATATATACAAA GGAAGGAATTTCAGATGCAAACAGAGAGCTTCGTTCATCCTCAGTGCAAGCAAACCCAAAATCTGAAACTGGACAATCAAATAATTTGAGATCATTGTCAGTTAACCTAGGGCAGAGTAATCCAGAAGGGTACGAACCAGCTCTAAATTTATTTCGCAGGGTACTATCTGTGAGCTTTGGCCCTGAAGGGGCAAACGCATCAAGCACTACTCCAGATATCAACAGGGTGCCATCAGCTGCTCAAAGCAATTCAGATGCAGAAGGAGCTTCATCTGTATCATCTGATGAAGGTGATTCTTTGTCAAGGAGCACTTCTCAAGGTTCAGTTCTTTCAACATGCTCTTCTAGTGGGATGGCAAATAGCGGATGTCTTCCACTGGTTAGAACTGAAGGAGGTGAGATTGTGCCAGAGATAAGCATACTGCCAGAGCCTAAAGAGCTTTCCCATTCATCTCCTCCTAGTGTACTG GATGGGCGTATAGAAGATCCTCTCTATGATCAGCTTGAACAAGTAATGGCAGAAGCTGCAAATTCAAGACGAGAAGCATATAAAGAGACAGGCAGGCGCGCAAAAGCTGAAAGAGATGCCATTGAAGCCATACGCAGG GTAAAAGCATCCGAGGCACTATATGCTGAGGAGTCAAGACAAAGGAAAGAAATGGAAAAGGCTCTAGCAAAAGAAATAGATGAGCTTCAAAAAATGAAGAATGAGATAGATGAAGTTATGGAAGAACTTGGCAATGCCATGAATCTGAAAACTGAGCTGGAGAGCAAAATTTCAGATTCTGACCTGATGGTGAAGGAGTTGGAACAAAAAATAATTTCTGCAGTTGACCTGTTACAGAattacaagaaagaaaaagatgaaTTGCAGATGGGGCGCGACAATGCTCTCAAAGAAGCAGAGGAGCTGAGGAAAAGCCAAGCTGAGTCCTCAAGTTCACACACGCCTCAGTTTTACTCTGAGTTTTGTTTTTCAGAGATTGAAGAAGCAACTCACAACTTTGATCCCTCTTGCAAAATTGGGGAAGGGGGGTATGGTAGCATTTATAAAGGTGTACTTCATCACACTCAAGTGGCTATAAAGGTGCTGCACTCTCATAGCTTGCAAGGCCCCTCAGAATTTCAACAAGAG GTTGATGTTTTGAGTAAAATGAGGCATCCAAATCTTGTCACTCTAATTGGAGCCTGCCCAGATGCTTGGACTCTTATCTATGAGTACCTTCCCAATGGAAGCCTAGAAGATCGATTGAGCTGTCAGGACAATTCTCCTCCTTTGTCTTGGCAAACTCGTATACGCATTGCCACTGAGTTATGCTCtgttcttatctttcttcatttCAGTAAACCAAACAGCATAGTGCATGGCGATTTGAAGCCTGCTAATGTCCTTCTTGATGCTAATTTTGTGAGTAAGCTGAGTGACTTTGGAATATGTCGTCTACTTTCTCAAAATGAAGGATCCAGCAACAATACAACAATATGTTGCAGAACTAACCCTAAAGGCACTTTTGTGTACATGGATCCTGAGTTTCTTGCTTCTGGAGAGCTTACTCCAAAATCAGATGTTTATTCGTTTGGGATTATATTGTTAAGGCTGTTAACCGGAAGAACCGCCTTGGGGATAACAAAGGAGGTGCAGTATGCATTAGATAAAGGAAACTTGAAAAACCTCTTGGATCCTTTGGCTGGAGACTGGCCGTTTTTGAAAGCTGAACAGTTGGCTCACTTGGCATTGAGGTGTTGTGAGATGAACCGAAAGAACCGGCCAGATCTCGAGTCAGAAGTATGGAGACTACTTGAACCAATGAAGGCTTCATGTGGCGGCTCATTATCATGTTTCCAGCTTGGTTCAGAAGATCATTGTGAGCCTCCTCCATATTTTATATGCCCCATTTTTCAG GAAGTGATGCGAGATCCACAAGTAGCAGCCGATGGCTATACCTATGAAGCAGAGGCTTTTATAGGATGGCTGGACAGCGGACACGAAACTTCGCCTATGACCGACTCGAAGCTCGCACACACCAATCTCGTCCCGAACCGTGCTCTTCGATCAGCAATCCAGGAGTGGCTGCAAGATCAGTAA